Proteins encoded within one genomic window of Anopheles gambiae chromosome 3, idAnoGambNW_F1_1, whole genome shotgun sequence:
- the LOC1278063 gene encoding uncharacterized protein LOC1278063 isoform X1: protein MKRGRTEEIQFGQPRVQPPTGQQRIITTTQPHNVASSTGTTIQYQIPPNVIKTATPPDSVNSVTNLSTQQQQQQQGTQLVAPQQATSVQYTTTYNTTLGSNLVKTQQTTNPQQQQIHVVNASNQVRGPTHKSTVVNATAVATNAGTANSNSSVVSSGGVTAGGGQQVITTSMSPGVLPGGGGGAAQGPPPPPPQGQAQLQRLKVEDALSYLDQVKFRFGNQPQVYNDFLDIMKEFKSQSIDTPGVIQRVSNLFRGHPELIVGFNTFLPPGYKIEVQANDQGCYLFQVSVSVPPTASSGASVAPQPSPHKYNTIFQGGGQIATGGPGSGAGGTTVVTASSVGNASGTTGAVNLMAYGGGHAATAAPGASVPIHGGTPLQQPTGGTAGGNASPATAQNAQTLTATTTTTGGASGPQVAQNFSSRSDHHRERTISTGSVASNASLPTGVTASTASSTTVVSAVDATTGGGSAGATVVTGQATPSNIHRILTQQIISQQQQQQGTGAAGAGMVPAGMVTAPTQVQHHQQTTMQQVQPPPEAQTATVTTTVVPTPTATANQPVEFNHAITYVNKIKNRFHTQPEKYKRFLEILHTYQKEQKTYKEGAQSGCMTSAKQLTEAEVYTQVAQLFDNQEDLLREFGQFLPDATSHHNQAAMQQHHLASGKNNSHNLVVNASMHDHQHQQQQQQQQQQQQQQQQQQQPQQQQLGVPAGTAGIVGLGSGASGPAVHGGGGGGKKLGNSNLAGVGSGAGMANLKVYNSMQPANMGRLQQERDFSTMGTDGISIHGSGVGGGMPPGSTISVSSGAIRTAGGNIVGTAAVMLEKDRNHMGGVGSGPGSGGVGGVGGGGMNAKYIHGASIATMNATGAMVGGSVLPPGAGPNVVPSVMANLVSANVGGGGSGGGINAIKRSPSYAAGQIGLVGPGGPAGHGNNMSSSRDRGDGSGPPPIKRHKPICRDVSLAEASKYGTLNDYAFFDKVRKALRSPDVYEDFLRCLTLYNQEIVSKMELQTLVSPFLNRFPDLLKWFQDFLGPSTGVGGGAANDCIPLTAAAAAAARQDRDRTQSELAADVDLSTCKRLGASYCALPKSHEGVKCSGRTNLCRDVLNDTWVSFPTWAEDSTFVTSRKTQYEEFIYRCEDERFELDVVIETNSATIRVLEGVQKKLTRMSQDEVSRFRLDDCLGGTSTTIHQRALRRIYGDKAADIIQGLKKNPSVAVPVVLRRMKAKEEEWREAQKSFNKQWREQNEKYYLKSLDHQGINFKQTDIKALRSKSLFNEIETLFDEVSYMKRHEQNDDAAAVPQASGPHMTIPYKDKTILEDAANLLIHHVKRQTGIQKQEKARIKHILRQFVPDLFFAPRQQLSEDEREEGKNDKDTEMEQDEEVSSAGKSSSSGKKSSSNVPSFSGSNSTSNCNPSSNASGAATSTDTSATSTSVSEGTGKDGEGGNGGASKTVSMSSTSADLQSATSSSTTVTSSGAEASRTKEDGNGSSNTASGNDDSSTDKSTTIKIEIKEESDASMMQDPASASSGTTGQQPMSPPLPPHAVSKHIEEAYTLFFTNNSWYLFLRLHAILCERLRSIYERAQIIAAEERAYESTRNNSTATALRLKPKSEIRIEEYYNIFLDMLKNLLDGNMESSSYEDTLREMFGIHAYIAFTLDRVVQNAVRQLQHCVTERGALECVELFQAEQRRGGAGGLCRTANRRIAAELAYQRKAEAALQDENCFKIYIYKIDCRVTIELLDTESDDTANNFASTQAYGSYVNRLSNPAATGTGSDSGGGGGGGGGGSGGGGGGVGSGGGSVAAANAAASGSSVTGGASGAGGVGNSGGGSGVAETGASVNSSSGSSSGGNNNHNSTPAGTTNSSSSSSSNNSAAGGSTGNAEVKTETPDVELKPQQLVGSTRMPVFLSRNARHSRKHTVGKISVNIEGNPATLKELQAGDAGEEISPNSSKAAKASDANSSSSSFSSSSTSNGSKQQQSHSNVGGAEGEKQRALNESTSEATGATGGKVKFSQQEESGATTGKGETNPSSSPAAAAAAASATRDSCGNGGKAASSGNNNNLNNINNNNSICSTNKQLDNPLWFGGSGVKKAPPPERLPCMNGADRNLLYIDDSEQMKVNRTFKTNQVQKKNFTMYRPGALTRARKSHCRVTTRMNQRFKKVVDTWLDQHVTASQRAMCVDWLLGKRQDLMKNTTSVIVQDNGLSRTPYAPYNRYKVDQIEMMME, encoded by the exons ATGAAGCGCGGGAGAACGGAAGAGATACAATTCGGGCAACCGCGGGTTCAGCCTCCGACGGGACAGCAGCGCATTATCACGACAACGCAACCGCACAATGTGGCCAGCAGCACTGGCACGACCATACAGTACCAGATTCCGCCGAATGTCATAAAGACGGCCACGCCGCCCGATTCAGTCAATTCCGTGACTAATCTGagcacccagcagcagcagcaacagcaagggACCCAGCTGGTCGCACCACAGCAGGCCACCAGTGTCCAGTACACAACCA CTTATAACACCACACTTGGAAGCAATTTGGTAAAAACCCAGCAAACAACGaatccacagcagcagcaaatccaCGTGGTGAACGCGTCGAATCAAGTGCGCGGCCCAACCCACAAAAGCACCGTGGTTAATGCCACGGCCGTCGCGACGAACGCGGGCACGGCAAACAGTAACAGTTCCGTAGTAAGCAGCGGCGGTGTAACCGCAGGAGGAGGACAGCAAGTTATAACGACCAGCATGTCGCCAGGCGTCCTGCCAGGAGGAGGCGGTGGTGCGGCACAGGGCCCGCCACCTCCTCCGCCCCAGGGGCAGGCCCAGCTGCAGCGGTTGAAGGTGGAGGACGCGCTCAGCTATCTCGACCAGGTGAAGTTCCGCTTTGGCAATCAGCCCCAGGTGTACAATGATTTCCTCGACATCATGAAAGAGTTCAAATCGCAAAGTATCGACACGCCCGGCGTCATCCAGCGAGTGTCCAACCTGTTCCGGGGTCATCCGGAGCTGATCGTTGGATTCAACACGTTCCTGCCGCCGGGATACAAGATCGAGGTGCAGGCGAACGACCAAGGCTGCTACCTGTTCCAGGTGTCCGTGTCGGTGCCGCCGACGGCATCGTCCGGTGCGTCCGTAGCGCCGCAACCCTCACCGCACAAGTACAACACGATCTTTCAGGGCGGCGGTCAGATAGCGACCGGTGGGCCCGGAAGTGGGGCGGGCGGAACGACCGTTGTAACAGCGAGCTCGGTCGGGAACGCTTCCGGCACGACCGGAGCCGTAAATCTCATGGCCTACGGCGGTGGGCATGCGGCCACCGCAGCGCCAGGCGCTAGCGTTCCCATTCACGGTGGCACTCCGTTGCAACAGCCGACGGGTGGCACGGCGGGAGGTAACGCTAGCCCGGCGACGGCACAGAACGCGCAAACATTAACGGCCACCACGACTACGACCGGGGGAGCATCCGGGCCGCAGGTGGCGCAGAATTTCTCCTCGCGCAGTGACCATCACCGCGAACGGACGATATCCACCGGTTCGGTCGCCAGCAATGCCAGCCTGCCGACGGGCGTTACCGCCTCTACGGCGTCGTCCACTACAGTGGTGTCGGCGGTAGACGCTACGACCGGCGGAGGATCAGCCGGCGCAACGGTTGTGACGGGCCAGGCAACGCCGTCCAACATACATCGGATATTAACGCAGCAGATTATctcgcaacagcaacagcagcagggaaCGGGAGCTGCCGGGGCAGGGATGGTGCCGGCGGGCATGGTGACCGCACCGacacaggtgcagcaccaccagcagacGACGATGCAGCAGGTGCAGCCGCCGCCGGAGGCGCAGACGGCGACCGTCACGACGACGGTGGTGCCGACGCCCACGGCCACCGCTAACCAGCCGGTCGAGTTCAATCATGCCATTACGTACGtgaacaaaatcaaaaaccGATTCCACACGCAGCCAGAAAAGTACAAACGCTTCCTCGAGATTCTGCACACCTACCAGAAGGAGCAGAAAACGTACAAGGAGGGAGCCCAGAGCGGTTGCATGACGAGCGCGAAGCAGCTGACCGAGGCGGAGGTGTACACCCAGGTGGCGCAGCTGTTCGACAATCAGGAGGATCTGCTGCGAGAGTTTGGGCAATTCCTGCCCGACGCGACCAGCCACCACAACCAGGCGGccatgcagcagcaccacctgGCCTCGGGCAAGAACAATTCGCATAATTTGGTGGTGAACGCCTCGATGCACGACcaccagcatcaacagcagcagcaacagcagcaacaacagcaacagcagcagcaacaacagcagcagccgcagcagcagcagttgggaGTGCCAGCCGGCACGGCGGGTATCGTTGGTCTAGGGAGCGGTGCTTCCGGGCCAGCGGTgcacggtggtggcggcggtggcaaaAAGCTGGGCAATTCCAACTTGGCAGGCGTGGGTAGTGGTGCAGGAATGGCCAACTTGAAGGTGTACAACAGTATGCAGCCGGCTAACATGGGTCGTCTGCAGCAAGAGCGCGACTTTTCGACAATGGGCACCGATGGCATCAGCATCCATGGGTCGGGAGTCGGTGGAGGTATGCCGCCGGGCAGCACCATCTCCGTGAGCAGTGGTGCCATTCGGACTGCCGGCGGCAACATTGTCGGTACCGCCGCGGTCATGCTGGAAAAGGATCGCAATCACATGGGCGGCGTTGGCAGTGGACCCGGCAGTGGTGGGGTGGGCGGTGTCGGCGGAGGTGGAATGAATGCGAAGTACATTCATGGTGCATCGATCGCCACGATGAATGCCACTGGTGCCATGGTAGGCGGAAGCGTACTGCCACCCGGAGCCGGCCCCAACGTAGTGCCGAGCGTGATGGCAAACCTAGTGTCGGCGAATGTTGGAGGAGGTGGTAGCGGCGGTGGTATAAACGCGATCAAACGATCGCCTTCGTACGCAGCGGGCCAGATCGGGCTGGTGGGTCCGGGCGGCCCGGCTGGCCACGGTAACAACATGAGCTCGTCGCGCGATCGTGGCGACGGCAGCGGCCCGCCGCCGATCAAGCGGCACAAGCCCATCTGCAGGGACGTGTCGCTGGCAGAAGCGTCCAAGTACGGCACGCTGAACGATTACGCGTTCTTCGACAAGGTCCGCAAAGCGCTGCGCAGTCCGGACGTGTACGAAGACTTCCTGCGCTGCCTGACGCTCTACAACCAGGAGATCGTGTCGAAGATGGAGCTACAGACGCTGGTTTCGCCGTTCCTGAACCGGTTTCCCGATCTGCTAAAGTGGTTCCAGGACTTCCTCGGCCCGTCCACCGGGGTCGGTGGTGGGGCGGCGAACGATTGCATACCGCTCACGGCAGCGGCTGCGGCCGCCGCCCGCCAGGATCGCGATCGCACGCAGAGCGAGCTGGCCGCGGATGTCGATTTGTCGACGTGCAAGCGGCTCGGTGCGAGCTACTGCGCGCTGCCCAAATCTCACGAAGGTGTGAAGTGCTCCGGCCGAACGAACCTCTGCCGGGACGTGCTAAACGACACGTGGGTGTCCTTCCCGACCTGGGCCGAAGACTCCACGTTCGTGACGTCGCGCAAGACGCAGTACGAGGAGTTCATTTACCGGTGTGAGGATGAGCGCTTCGAGCTGGATGTGGTCATCGAGACGAACAGTGCCACGATTCGCGTGCTGGAAGGCGTGCAGAAGAAGCTGACGCGCATGTCGCAGGATGAAGTGAGCCGGTTCCGATTGGACGACTGTCTGGGCGGAACGTCAACCACGATACACCAGCGCGCTCTGAGGCGCATCTATGGCGATAAGGCGGCGGATATCATACAGGGGCTGAAGAAGAACCCATCGGTGGCCGTACCGGTCGTGTTGCGACGCATGAAAGCCAAGGAGGAAGAATGGCGAGAAGCACAGAAG AGTTTCAACAAACAATGGCGAGAGCAAAACGAAAAGTACTACCTGAAATCCTTGGACCACCAGGGTATCAACTTCAAGCAGACCGACATTAAAGCCCTCCGATCGAAAAGTTTGTTCAATGAAATTGAGACACTTTTTGATGAGGTGAGTTACATGAAG CGCCATGAGCAGAACGACGATGCAGCGGCCGTCCCGCAGGCCAGTGGGCCTCATATGACCATACCATACAAAGACAAGACAATACTGGAAGATGCTGCAAACCTGCTGATACACCACGTGAAACGGCAGACGGGCATCCAAAAGCAGGAGAAAGCCCGGATAAAGCACATCCTGCGGCAGTTTGTGCCGGATCTATTTTTCGCTCCTCGTCAGCAGCTCAGTGAAGACGAGCGAGAAGAGGGTAAGA ATGATAAAGATACGGAGATGGAACAAGACGAGGAGGTTAGCAGCGCTGGCAAATCGTCTAGCAGTGGTAAAAAATCGTCCAGCAATGTCCCGAGCTTTTCTGGTAGCAATTCAACTAGCAATTGCAATCCATCCAGTAATGCTTCGGGCGCGGCTACCTCCACCGATACGTCAGCGACCAGCACGAGTGTATCGGAAGGAACCGGCAAGGATGGGGAAGGTGGCAACGGTGGTGCATCGAAAACAGTCTCAATGTCTTCAACCTCCGCTGATCTGCAATCGGCTACTTCCTCATCCACGACGGTGACTTCATCTGGCGCCGAAGCCTCCCGAACGAAGGAAGACGGCAATGGAAGCAGCAACACCGCAAGCGGAAACGACGACAGCTCCACGGATAAGTCGACGACAATAAAGATAGAAATTAAAGAAGAAAGCGATGCATCTATGATGCAGGATCCGGCTTCCGCGAGCTCTGGAACCACCGGGCAGCAGCCGATGAGCCCTCCGTTACCACCGCACGCCGTCAGCAAACATATC GAGGAAGCATATACGCTATTCTTCACGAACAACAGCTGGTACCTGTTCCTGCGGTTGCACGCGATACTGTGCGAACGTTTGCGTTCGATCTACGAGCGCGCTCAGATAATCGCGGCAGAGGAGCGTGCATACGAGAGCACCCGGAACAACAGTACCGCCACCGCGTTACGGTTAAAGCCGAAGAGTGAAATCCGTATCGAGGAGTACTACAACATTTTCCTGGACATGTTGAAAAACCTGCTCGATGGCAATATGGAATCGAGCAGCTACGAAGACACACTACGGGAAATGTTTGGCATTCACGCCTATATTGCATTTACACTCGATCGG GTTGTACAAAACGCGGTACGACAGTTACAACACTGCGTCACGGAACGGGGAGCACTGGAGTGTGTAGAATTGTTCCAGGCCGAGCAAAGACGGGGTGGTGCCGGTGGCCTGTGCCGGACAGCTAACCGGCGGATCGCGGCCGAGCTGGCATATCAGCGGAAGGCAGAAGCTGCACTGCAGGatgaaaattgtttcaaaatcTACATC TACAAAATCGATTGCCGGGTTACAATCGAGCTGCTGGACACCGAGTCGGACGACACGGCAAACAACTTCGCCAGCACGCAAGCCTACGGCTCCTACGTCAATCGTCTCTCAAACCCAGCCGCCACTGGTACCGGAAGTGATAGTGGtggaggcggtggtggtggtggtggtggcagtggtggaggtggtggtggcgtaggtagtggtggtggaagtgttgctgctgcaaacgCCGCAGCTAGTGGAAGTAGTGTCACCGGTGGTGCaagtggtgctggtggtgttggtaATAGTGGTGGTGGAAGTGGTGTGGCGGAAACTGGTGCATCGGTGAACTCGAGTAGCggcagtagtagtggtggaaACAATAATCACAACAGCACACCCGCCGGAACAAcaaacagtagcagcagcagcagcagcaacaacagtgcCGCTGGTGGAAGCACTGGAAATGCTGAGGTTAAAACGGAAACTCCCGACGTCGAGCTG AAACCGCAGCAATTAGTGGGCTCTACGCGTATGCCCGTATTCCTATCCCGCAATGCAAGGCACAGCCGAAAGCACACAGTGGGGAAAATTTCGGTCAACATCGAGGGAAATCCGGCAACGCTGAAGGAGCTGCAGGCGGGCGATGCTGGAGAAGAAATTtcccccaacagcagcaaagccGCGAAAGCTTCTGATGCAaattcctcctcctcctccttctcctcttcctcgaCGAGTAATGGgtcgaagcagcagcagtcacaTTCGAATGTTGGCGGCGCGGAGGGTGAAAAACAACGTGCCCTAAACGAATCAACCAGTGAAGCTACCGGTGCTACCGGAGGAAAAGTAAAGTTCTCCCAGCAAGAAGAAAGTGGTGCGACCACTGGGAAAGGAGAAACGAATCCTTCATcttctcctgctgctgctgctgctgctgcttcggcaACGAGGGATAGCTGTGGAAATGGCGGAAAAGCTGCTAGCAGtggcaacaataacaatctaAACAAcatcaataacaataacagcaTTTGCAGCACCAACAAACAGCTAGACAATCCGCTCTGGTTCGGCGGTAGTGGCGTGAAGAAGGCTCCACCACCCGAAAGGCTGCCGTGTATGAATGGTGCGGATCGCAATCTGCTCTACATCGATGATAGCGAGCAGATGAAAGTGAACCGTACCTTCAAGACGAACCAGGTGCAGAAGAAGAACTTCACGATGTATCGGCCTGGAGCACTGACACGCGCAAGAAAG AGCCACTGTCGCGTTACTACACGGATGAACCAAAGGTTTAAGAAGGTGGTGGATACGTGGCTGGATCAGCATGTAACCGCTTCCCAGCGGGCAATGTGTGTTGATTGGTTGCTCGGTAAGCGGCAGGACCTCATGAAGAACAcaacctccgttatcgttcaAGACAATGGATTGAGCCGTACTCCGTACGCGCCTTACAATAGGTATAAGGTAGATCAAATAGAGATGATGATGGAGTAG